The nucleotide sequence ACCGCCGAGACCGGCAACGCCGCCGCGAGCGCATTGTCGATGTCCGGCAGATGCGCCTGCGTCGTGTCGGCATACAGCCGCAGCGACTGGCTGACCGAGTCCCACAGCCACCACTGCAGCGAATCACAGACCACCAATTGATCGAGACAGGCGAACACCGCCATCACCATCTGGTCGGTGCGTTCCACCTCCGTCAGTTGCTCCGACAATTGGTGCAACGCGGTGGCCTCGCGCAGCTGGCGGCGCACCGTCTGGAAGTTCTGCGAATCCTCGATGGCGATCGCCGCCTGCGTGGCCACGGTCGACAGCAGCTTCAAATCCTCGTGCGAAAAGCTGGCGCCGTCATGGCGGTCCGACAGGCAGATCACGCCCAACGTGCCGTTCGGCGTGCGCAGCGGCGCGCACATCAGCGACTTGGTCTCAAACTGCGGACGGTTGCGATGGGCAAACCGCGGGTCGGATTCGACATCCTCGATCAACAGCGGCTCGCCGTGCATCGCCACCCAGCCGGCAATCGAATTGCCGACGGGAATCTCCGTGTTTTCCAGGTGGCGCGACTCCTTGCCGTGCACCGCCACGATCTTCAAAAGCCCCGACGACTGAAGCAGCATGACCGAGCCATGCTTGGCCCCGACCACGGTGGTGGCGCGCTGCAGGATTGCGCCGAACAGCTTCGGCAATTCCGCCGTCGTCGACAGCGCCAACGACACCTCGTGGAGGGCGTCGAGCTCGGCCACCCGACGGGACAGTTGCTCATTGGATGTGCGCAGCTCGTCCACCAGTTTCCGCGTCGCCTTCTGCAGACGACGGCGGTCCAGCGCCCGGGCGACCGTCAATTCCAGTTCGTGTTGGTCCACCGGCTTGATCAGAAAGTCATAGGCGCCCTCGCCAATGGCGGCGACCGCCGCCTCCAGCGTCGCGTAGGCGGTCATGATGATCACCGGCCGCTCCGGGTCGTTGGCATGCGCCGCCTTCAGCACGTCAAGCCCGCTGGGCCCGGGCAGACGCAGGTCGGTGAGCACCACGTCGAAATCGTCCTGGTCGAGCAGGCGTTCGGCGCCGTCGGCGTCGTAGGCCCCTGCCGTCGAATGTCCCGCGCGCGCCAAGAGCGCGCAGAGCGAATCGGTCATCCGGGTTTCGTCGTCGACGATCAGAATGCGGCCAACCGTCGGCGCCCCCGCCGCGCGCGGCGGCATCGCCATCACTCCCGGTTCGTTCACCGTCGGACCTCATGGGGAAAGAGTTGTCGGGTGATATCCACAGACTGGCATTCCGCGTCGCCCGCGCGCCGCAGCCGAATGGTGAACACCGCGCCGTGCGCCGGCGGGGCCTGGTTGCGCGCCGCGATGGCGGCGCCGAAACGCTCCAGGAGACCCCGGCAGATCGAAAGCCCCAGCCCGCTCCCCTCGCCCTGCGGCTTCGAGGTCACGAAGGGATTGAAGATGTCATCGAGAAGTTCTTTCGAAATGCCGCTGCCCGTGTCGGCGATCGCCAGCTCCACCGTGTCCGCCGTCCACTCCGCCGAGTACGTGATCGTCCCGCCGCGGGGCATGGCGTCAATGGCGTTGAGCAGCAAATTGATCAGGACCTGGCGTAACGGCTCCGGCTCGGCGTAGACCGGCGGAACCGACCCATCGAGCCGGTTGACGACCTCGATGCGGCGGCCGGCGAACCGCGGCCGGAAGAACGAAGTCACCTGCTCCAGTTGCCCCGGCAGCGACAACGCCGCCGCTTCGGAGCGATGCGGGTGGAACGCCCCCAGCAGGTTTTGCACGAACGCTTCCACGCGCACCAATTCTTCGCTGATGATGTCGAGGTGCTCCAGTTCGGCGGGGTGTCCGGTCAACGCCGGACGAATCAACGCGAGGTAGTTGCGGATGATGCCGGTGGGATTGCGCACTTCGTGGGCGATGGTCGCCGCCATCTGCCCCAGCGCCGCCAGCTTCTCGGCCGAGGCCAGTTGCTGGCGCGCGATCAGCAGTTGCTCATGCGTGTCGCGCTCGCGTTCGGCAAGAACGGCGTTGTCCAGCGACACGACGAACTGATCCATCAGTAA is from bacterium and encodes:
- a CDS encoding response regulator: MNEPGVMAMPPRAAGAPTVGRILIVDDETRMTDSLCALLARAGHSTAGAYDADGAERLLDQDDFDVVLTDLRLPGPSGLDVLKAAHANDPERPVIIMTAYATLEAAVAAIGEGAYDFLIKPVDQHELELTVARALDRRRLQKATRKLVDELRTSNEQLSRRVAELDALHEVSLALSTTAELPKLFGAILQRATTVVGAKHGSVMLLQSSGLLKIVAVHGKESRHLENTEIPVGNSIAGWVAMHGEPLLIEDVESDPRFAHRNRPQFETKSLMCAPLRTPNGTLGVICLSDRHDGASFSHEDLKLLSTVATQAAIAIEDSQNFQTVRRQLREATALHQLSEQLTEVERTDQMVMAVFACLDQLVVCDSLQWWLWDSVSQSLRLYADTTQAHLPDIDNALAAALPVSAV
- a CDS encoding ATP-binding protein — translated: MADQTSHVLTNASRPAVSAPHGEDTDALLGQIRELRREVFDLNALFELARQFHEVWDVNALLDGLLLVAIEHTRAGAAAVATTESDGKERLSRWRSKGWDASEEPDWTAESNAGWVRCLCEHRHPMALSALCAQCPDDTAQLDAFRRAGCMMLAPMVRRDRVRGLLYLSGRVDGAAFTSGDLAFLDLLMDQFVVSLDNAVLAERERDTHEQLLIARQQLASAEKLAALGQMAATIAHEVRNPTGIIRNYLALIRPALTGHPAELEHLDIISEELVRVEAFVQNLLGAFHPHRSEAAALSLPGQLEQVTSFFRPRFAGRRIEVVNRLDGSVPPVYAEPEPLRQVLINLLLNAIDAMPRGGTITYSAEWTADTVELAIADTGSGISKELLDDIFNPFVTSKPQGEGSGLGLSICRGLLERFGAAIAARNQAPPAHGAVFTIRLRRAGDAECQSVDITRQLFPHEVRR